In a single window of the Carassius gibelio isolate Cgi1373 ecotype wild population from Czech Republic chromosome A12, carGib1.2-hapl.c, whole genome shotgun sequence genome:
- the fh gene encoding fumarate hydratase, mitochondrial, whose product MYRSARNLQLFSAALSNLRAAHRPITVRNICPAPGLPHSTLRMASSESFRIERDTFGELKVPSDKYYGAQTVRSTMNFKIGGVTERMPIQVIRAFGILKKAAAEVNKDYGLDPKIADAIIKAADEVADGKLDDHFPLVVWQTGSGTQTNMNVNEVISNRAIEILGGTLGSKHPVHPNDHVNKSQSSNDTFPTAMHIAAATEVHQVLLPALQTLHDALAAKAEQFRDIIKIGRTHTQDAVPLSLGQEFGGYVQQVKYSMERVKASMCRVYELAAGGTAVGTGLNTRIGFAEKVADKVAALTGLPFVTAVNKFEALAAHDALVELSGSLNTVAVSMMKIANDIRFLGSGPRSGLGELMLPENEPGSSIMPGKVNPTQCEAMTMVAAQVMGNHVAVTIGGSNGHFELNVFKPMIIKNVLNSARLLGDASVSFTNNCVSGIEANTERINKLMNESLMLVTALNPHIGYDKAALIAKTAHKEGSTLKATAVKLGFLTEEQFEQWVRPQDMLGPK is encoded by the exons ATGTATCGCTCCGCACGGAACCTGCAGCTCTTCAGCGCGGCTCTGTCGAATCTTCGAGCCGCTCACAGACCCATCACCGTCCGGAACATCTGCCCTGCTCCGGGGCTCCCGCACAGCACGCTCAGGATG GCCAGTTCAGAGTCGTTCCGGATCGAGAGGGACACGTTCGGGGAGCTCAAAGTCCCTTCTGATAAATATTATGGAGCTCAGACGGTCAGATCAACCATGAACTTCAAGATCGGAGGAGTCACAGAGAGAATGCCC ATTCAGGTGATCAGAGCCTTCGGGATCCTGAAGAAAGCTGCTGCGGAAGTGAATAAAGATTACGGTTTGGACCCGAAGATCGCAGACGCCATCATTAAAGCAGCTGATGAG GTGGCTGATGGGAAGCTGGATGATCATTTCCCGCTGGTGGTGTGGCAAACGGGATCCGGAACGCAGACGAACATGAACGTCAACGAGGTGATCAGTAACAGAGCCATCGAGATCCTCGGAGGAACACTGGGCAGCAAACATCCTGTCCACCCCAACGACCACGTCAACAAGAgccag agctcTAATGACACGTTCCCCACCGCGATGCACATCGCCGCTGCTACAGAGGTGCACCAGGTTCTCCTGCCGGCTCTTCAGACGCTGCACGACGCTCTCGCTGCTAAAGCTGAGCAGTTCAGAGACATCATCAAGATCGGCCGCACACACACGCAGGACGCCGTGCCGCTCTCGCTCGGACAG gagttcGGTGGATACGTGCAGCAGGTGAAGTACAGCATGGAGCGAGTGAAAGCGTCCATGTGTCGTGTGTATGAGCTGGCAGCGGGGGGGACTGCGGTGGGCACCGGACTCAACACACGCATCGGCTTCGCTGAGAAAGTAGCAGATAAAGTAGCTGCGctcacag GTCTTCCGTTCGTCACAGCGGTGAATAAGTTCGAGGCTCTGGCGGCCCACGATGCACTGGTGGAGCTGAGCGGCTCTCTGAACACCGTCGCCGTCAGCATGATGAAGATCGCCAACGACATCCGCTTCCTGGGATCTGGCCCTCGCTCGGGTCTGGGAGAGCTGATGCTGCCCGAGAACGAGCCCGGCTCCAGCATCATGCCCG ggaagGTGAACCCCACGCAGTGTGAGGCTATGACTATGGTAGCAGCTCAGGTGATGGGGAACCACGTGGCTGTTACTATCGGAGGAAGCAACGGACACTTTGAGCTCAACGTGTTCAAGCCCATGATC ATTAAGAACGTGCTGAACTCTGCTCGGCTGCTGGGCGACGCTTCGGTCTCCTTCACCAATAACTGTGTGTCTGGGATCGAGGCTAATACAGAGAGGATCAACAAACTGATGAACGAGTCTCTGATGCTGGTCACAGCGCTGAACCCTCACATAG GGTATGATAAAGCTGCCCTGATTGCAAAGACGGCGCACAAAGAGGGATCGACTCTGAAAGCCACGGCTGTGAAGCTGGGATTCCTGACGGAGGAGCAGTTTGAGCAGTGGGTGCGACCGCAGGACATGCTCGGACCCAAGTAG
- the LOC128025580 gene encoding hematopoietically-expressed homeobox protein hhex-like codes for MQFQHSHAPLYAPTPAPPAHPTPFYIEDILGRNASASGPVVPTPTLPSPNSSFTSLIPSYRTPIYEPTPIHPVLTQHALAATYASIYPFQRDFTHALLRHDPLGKPLLWTPFIQRPLHKRKGGQVRFSNDQTIELEKKFETQKYLSPPERKRLAKMLQLSERQVKTWFQNRRAKWRRLKQENPPSGKRDVEDSGEQRNSDRSSPDVTHESEESEDSDQELDIEEDPQFSINPQL; via the exons ATGCAGTTCCAGCACTCGCACGCGCCCCTCTACGCGCCGACGCCCGCGCCGCCCGCGCACCCGACGCCCTTCTACATCGAGGACATTCTGGGCAGGAACGCGTCCGCGTCCGGTCCGGTGGTGCCCACGCCGACCCTTCCGTCTCCAAACTCGTCCTTCACCAGCCTGATCCCGTCTTACCGGACCCCGATCTACGAGCCCACGCCGATCCACCCGGTTCTGACCCAGCACGCGCTCGCGGCCACCTACGCGTCCATCTACCCGTTCCAGAGAGACTTCACGCACGCGCTGCTCCGTCACGACCCGCTGG GTAAACCTCTGCTGTGGACGCCGTTCATCCAGAGACCTCTGCACAAGAGGAAAGGAGGACAGGTTCGCTTCTCCAACGACCAGACCATCGAGCTGGAGAAGAAGTTCGAGACCCAGAAGTATCTGTCTCCTCccgagagaaagagactggccaAGATGCTGCAGCTGAGCGAGAGACAG GTGAAGACCTGGTTCCAGAACCGTCGCGCGAAGTGGAGGCGACTGAAGCAG GAGAATCCTCCGAGCGGTAAGAGAGATGTGGAGGACTCTGGCGAGCAGAGAAACTCGGACAGATCGAGTCCAGACGTGACACACGAGTCTGAAGAGTCTGAGGATTCAGATCAGGAGCTGGACATCGAGGAGGATCCACAGTTCTCCATCAACCCTCAGCTCTGA